TAGCATCAATCTACGTACCTCAGCATAGTTTCGTCCCGTGGCATATCATGACTGTCCGATAGATGGCGGCTGGCGGTCGGAACTTCCACAACACCGAACTTTGACGTTCGGTTAGCCAGCAGTGATCGGAACAACGAAGGACCTATGGAGAAGGAAGTGGCATGATGACCGTCCGGCGGCTACTTACCTCAAAGTAGAGAGACATCGCCTAGCGTGGTGTGGCGGCCATCCGGCTAATCACGAGGCCGATCTGTTGGGGTGGCCATCCATGGCGGCGGTCGTCGGGCGCGGTGGGGCAGCTGTCTGGCGCAGTGTGGTGGTCGTCGGCGTGATGTGGTTGATGTCCAACGCAGCATGGTGGTCGTTGGGCGTGGTGTGGTGGACGCCAGACGCGGGGTGGTGGTCGTTGGGCGTAGCGGCCGTTAGCCGAGCACTACACCAAAACAGCTCAATTTCGTCAGCCACATTTATTTTCGTCGACCCATGGCAAGCCGACGAAAACTACTAAATTAGTTCGCcggtgttgtcggtcaaaacccaccggcgaacagcgacaggcaacacgaggagccaggaggctcccgggactactggtgggccccggaccctcggtcaatggcccaggatctggcacacgacctggcctctgggttgctaggcgtgccacctgaccttgtacctgatcaggaaggtgtagaagtgatttcagttagtttcctgcatgcacagacacgttcaaacattagtccgagccgtgattggctcatcgggtgatccccgatatcggctgtaaagagctgaTTGTCTTCCAGTATCATATCGGATCTAAGCATTTAAACATAGCGCACATATCTGATAATAATGAGAatttgctctgtaatcaataagctaattcaatctacgacggttaaaacTTTCACCATATAACCAGAGCATCCTACgcatagttaagcctaacaaatatgaaaAATAATAGAATaataacctaaacagaggcctaaaaatcaacagaaagccgattctcgaaacaatccctctttagattaatacaACGCatcaaacatactgccggatcatttaactcgtttgaagggcctaatcatgcgaaTATTAAgttaaatctttgatgaacaaagactaaccataacagatcggatctactaatcgaaacagagcaaggtgttgcccttacacccgagatcgggcacgaggatAGCTAAACGCTTACGAGTGACAAGCAACGCATGAATATAGTATGAAAAGCCGATGCGTCCTTATaagcgttaagataactagtgttactcaccatcaacaacgcttcagtacgaggaATATGAAGATAAATAGGCAGGaacaatgctgccccgatcacgcgaggcgtgatcggggttgcacggcacttacccgggagaaaccctagaacaggggtggcgatgcgccgagagttgtttgcgaatggtTGTTGTTCCGTCTCTTTATTCGTAAttcaaggtacatatttatagtccggagacttgcctctcctaaccaatcctaattGACAACGacatgaatcctggctatctctatctaaactaatttaaacgcacacacttatctagatacatggccaatcctggccttaaaaTGCCCGtgcagggtccgattcgcaagcccattacaattatcctttaagcccatcttgctcacggcccaccttctggcctagctcaattatggtgataacacatgccccctggtttcggtaataattattctgaaaccatttttttctctttccatcgcctcgcctcttcgacttccaaaatccgtacacaCGTGCCGCTTCCACTTCCACGGGACGTGCCTACCctgcatctaactccttggaaaccgtcacggtgccgattcatattccactcctGCCTTTATAAGCCTACCCTTGGTAGATTTCTTTtcactcatccccttccttcagccattagcaaccgcactAGTACACCTCTTTTTCTTCCTTAATGGCTTCCTCATCTTCTGCTTCCTCCATCATTTCCATCGAGTCTGAGTCCACTCGAGAGGCGACTCCAGAGTATGATCCCATCGCCGCCTATGAGGCCTGCGCatctctgcattgggatgcagacgAGTGAGATTTCCAGGCTTGGTCAggggatgatgaatccctgaccgacGGTGAAGATCTCCAGCCCGTCCTCGTCGGGGAGCTGGATGAAGATGACGAGGACAACATGTCCTGGGAGGGGGACTTCTCCTCCTCGAAGGAAGAAGTTGATACCCCATCAACAGAGGAGGACTCGGtggcaggaggcttcctgcTTGGCGGGTCgtcggaggacgacgacgatgatgacgatgaAGAGACCAAAGATAGCAGCGACAGCGGTGGAGACAATGGTGGCAGCAATGACGACAGCAGCGACGACAACAGCGACATCAGCGCGGCCCCTCCGATCAAGCACCGCAAAGTCTTAGGCACCTACTTGTGGTAGATCGTAGGATCAAGCTGATAGATCGgctttaggagcaatcggctccccttttgtaataattttccCTTATGAATCAAATCCTTCATTTTAATCAGCAAGTGCCAAAAACCGATTCACCGGGAGCCGATGGTAACATATCGGTCCTTTCCCTCAAAGtgccgatctggatctaagtCGATCCCTGACGTAATACCATCTTCTTAAATCTGGAACCTTCCTGAAACAAATCTCCAcagattccccgaatccaagttgcgctccaaaacccttgctcataaaTCCAATCGCAAAACCCAGACCAAAACCTCAGAACGCAAACCCAAAACTTGAgaagcaaaccctagatccagtttccAAGTCTTCGATCACCATTGGAATTTCAGATGGCGGAACCCTCGAATGTCGATGCGGGcatccttggtctgaaggtaaaactccgaacTTTCActaatttaatgaagtaattattcgaacccttgaagcattaaatgatcccttctggttatttggctcttattgattcttcaggtttcagatattcttttgcctcatccttcttcccctaattccttttgccttgggcctcgttcttatgagAGTCTagtagatttgatttcttgtgaggctaaCAGGATCCCATTTGTAAGCCAAGACATAGATTTTGATTCCTGGGCCGACAGCCTGCGTGCCTGGCCGAATCCTCTCGAGGGCTGTGTGtcctggtacaacagagtagcaaaaacCTACCAATCCATATGGGAAACCATaggaatagccgatgctctgtctctgtcgttgtcccctcttgagaagaatgaaaaccttctaaagaccatcgtctatttttggtctgatgcTTCGAACTGCtttttatttggccatgggccgatgactccCACCCTCATGGATGTCATGATGCTTACTGGTTTGGAtattgcatcgcccagcccttCTGCCTTTAAACTGCCTAAGGTCCCCTTTAAATTATCCTCCAAAATAGAATGCACAAACTGCGGTGCCTACCTGAACTAgcacatcaaaaccaaaggccctgtaactgagaaagaacatacggcctttctgaatctctggttggaacactttctattttgcggtccttcccttgccccaaccaaaaactacctctcccaagcatatgaactggccagaggtaatactgttggccttggtaaattgttccttggggaggtctatagatatcttcacctgatgtctttgagcctgcttacccaaaagaaactcagaaccggtggtccctggtggttcatccagttatgggctcacctatatttttaggaccacataccaaacttccGTGTTCTTGCCAATAACTCttttccagatcagagtggaAGATGAATCAGGTGTATCAGCTTCGGCTAGGCTTTGTATAGTCTTCCTGGTAGAAAGTTGAATCCACAAACACCTTAAGTTGGTTTAGGATATTCTACCGAGGCATGGACAACCCAATTTTCCTCCCTTATACagattctgaaatctttgagaaACCAATTGCCTTCAAATTGGCtgactttgccgatgatgatagcactcggcatttatactctatcataattcgcccttgcttcctttcagttggcatgagcacctccacaAGAATCATCAAGCCAGGTTATGAGCTTTACCAGCTGAtcatagcagcccggcaatttggtcttgggcaagttctTCCCCACTTCTTCCTCCACTATCTAACAATAAGTAGGGCTGATCTACCCGATATTCTCACCAGCCAGAGATGCTATAGCCTGTTTGCTGATCTTCACATTGCTTAGTGATCGCATTCTTGTGAGTTGGAGAGtgtttagtgcattgcatcaaagaggttgatcattgaggcactagttgtcacacccgatttataaagaacataaatcgagcaatcatatatgcgccaggatca
The sequence above is drawn from the Panicum hallii strain FIL2 chromosome 7, PHallii_v3.1, whole genome shotgun sequence genome and encodes:
- the LOC112899415 gene encoding prostatic spermine-binding protein-like, with amino-acid sequence MASSSSASSIISIESESTREATPEYDPIAAYEAWSGDDESLTDGEDLQPVLVGELDEDDEDNMSWEGDFSSSKEEVDTPSTEEDSVAGGFLLGGSSEDDDDDDDEETKDSSDSGGDNGGSNDDSSDDNSDISAAPPIKHRKVLGTYLW